One Dysidea avara chromosome 8, odDysAvar1.4, whole genome shotgun sequence genomic window, AGTGTAAAGGAGGAGCAGTCTGAGATTATGATGTATAATGATGTGCCTAATAACAACGCTTGTTAGCTAACATGAAAGATCAAGATAACTACTATATAGCTGCATCATtcatgtataaaattattattcttAATGTGAAAATGAATTGATAGCTATGAATGTTGCATGTCAATGCAGATTTTACTGAGTAATTAATTTATACCATGCATGCGTTCAAGATAGTGATGCGTTCGCCGCGACCATAGAGCGAAAACACCTGACGTCACAGTAGTAACATAATCACTTTCTGGTGGGCAGAAAAATGCTTATTATACGCATGCTATTGGAGCTCAAttcagtggcggaggaagtagttgatatgaggggggttgaccaggggtggatccagacttatgtaaaggggggtcaaaatgaactgaggcattacactgtctctggtttggtaaggtgagaccaaaaaaaaaaaaaaaagtcacagccagttgacaattttttttattttttttggccagctgacaatagctgcccacctcatcagctacacatttatagctgataaactacataaaaatccttacatatagctctctacacactgctctaatactgtgactgctttattagagtgactgctctattagagtatctcgatctttatcacagttttcagccccactccaagaaggataatttcggcgtgatgtcattctgaggggggcttcagccccctagcttccccctttccgccgcctatggctcAATTATATTATTACTAGCATTGGTAAGGTAGGCTGCATGGGGCAATTTCGTGCGTGGGGCAATTTCGTATTTTCAAATTTGCTGGGCTGTAACTTTTCAACGGTTTTATCGAATCAGTCAACATTTAGCTACGGTGAAGATACGTTATATAGGCTATGGGGGTTAATTTGTACTAAAGCGGTAGGTTCTGGCTTTGGTGGTTTTTTTTCGAAAACACAGTTTGATtaaagcagtgtagctagcgcGATTTTGCTGCAAAAAATTTATTTCATACCAAAGCTCACTCCAAGTTGTTTCTTTTAATCattggtaggcattccagtatccgagattttttaataaaaaaattctccgtatattgcccaatagaaccctggtaCAAAATGACAGCTcttgtttaacttgggattgctccgtcgtccgagctccaacgaggatgaaaatcgctgtggggtttgtccacacgctgatcatcattaaaatcttagttttatcgtgcgcgttacatataagtaagttttgtgttgttttgtaatcttttcaagccttgtaatctATATAGAATACTTGAGAACTTTAAAAAATGTACTGTCGGGTgaaaggtagtcactggtgcttactttaaagtgcgtagttacttcactggggttagcgattttcagctctagagcaattttctgatggctgtgtcaccagctcaaaagtataaaccacttcaaagtcggcataacaatgccataattgaaaccacaactccactttaggtattgttgcatcatcgTGGCACCtacactttagttgtttacctttataagttgttaatttgatgtttttaccaacttgagatagctaCTTGCCtttgggtatacaccattgtattgagaagtgtgcaataggtgaagcatatttgctcaccacaaagcatacaaagattgctgagattcaataagacctgaagttactctcattacatgtacaaacttgcagctagaagcaactgcagtttcaagatagtccagattgctagatggcttcctgattcaattgtgtatggggagccctggagaaaaaatgtactttttttcagtttttaagcactgtgcataccaaagtagctaattccaacccaacaaactatatatttctgagatcgacaatcaatactctatctattgagcatataaaaagcctgttTTTCCAGAATTTAAAAATCAGGTTGGAATGCCTATCATTGGTGCCATTGTAATACTTCTACCAGCTTAGTTTTAATAATTAGCGGCTACTAATTTCCCGAAACCAAGTTTACTTTGTGGCTCAACAAGCATCGCAACTGAATGCATGATCAGTTGCGTATTGAAATCAACTGAGCAAGAAATGCAGCGCTGCAGAGTATCTGTGGCTGTTTTAAGGACTAACCTTGCTTTGTAGTATGTTTCATACCAAAGTAAGATAGTTTTCTTAGGATTGGTGATATTCGTAGCTTGCAGCAGAAATCTACGAAATTGTCCCACACAGTTTTTTGAAACCTCCAGCTCCCTAACAGACATACCGAATCATGATATGCATGGAGTGCATAAACACATGGTATTTGTAACCAAGTTTGGTAGTGATTGATTGTGTTGATCACAAGTTATCAACGCGAAAGAAAAGTATCTACGAAATTTCCCCGCCTTACcttacctgccctatgtgcaggaccatctccacattaaacattttaatgccatgCAGGAAGAGAGATCTAGACCAtgcaagcattaaacaccagcactgctcatgtagctagctacgtatatagtgtgcatggtgatgtcacttgTTTAAAGAGCATGAAGTTTCCTATATGCCATCCTGCTGAAATTAATAATGCAAAACACCAAAGTaatattgtttgtggttttgacagggaTGTAGTCAGTACATCTTCTTTACCAGTGACTTCAATGTGCTGTAAAGTGagctgtaaagaacaaacaaaagcattggtacctgctttacatgcaggacaactaatgcgacaataattaatatattgggaaccaagcataaatattagagtcctatatttgctgtgtagcatgcaagtcgatagtgctttaaagtacataaTCCATTTTTAAAGTAAATATATGAAATAAAGAGCATGCAAGGGCTAATTATAATATGTatgcatgcgagctaaggcaattgtagcTATattttcagtttctacatgatgtttaccttactgtcaacaaagagaaatgaacaaaggcataatttaaagccaacacaatttgcaattatagttactgcatggcaagcaaagccgggttcagaacttgtcctatgctatgcactttcagttctgatgttgaagtgacacatatacctcttgccatacaattACCCAAGTTtaaaacacctgcagtgtaattgaccattaaggtaatgtatgatcctttagagtgaaaggatgtaagcaggattagtgaaacagttgtgccaggtcacaCGTAGTTCCTCAGTGTATCTGCATGGCCGTTCCAGtaatatcatttttcagatgcacagtaagTACAGTAGTACCTGTGCAATCATGCAAGTTGCTTATTTACTAAAACAGTAATGagaacaaacagttttgcatgtcagtgcacacctatgtgctttaAAGATATTCTGGATATACTGCAGCTGTaagtgtgaaagaagcttttaactactctaatacaacacactgaaccaacacacagatggacgaACGTGTTGGCAATTCGCCCAAAAGTGCCCCTATGATGTAAGGAAGTTATGTACCAGTGCTGAAAActgagtttgtagatgaagacttgtaTGGAACAGATAATTATGTAGAataaaaaggtgcatcaaaaaggtcccaaaagtgaaaaaaaagttaCGTATGACCTAGGAGGGGGTTGACAACACaagagttgccagatgatgggcgtttaatctgcgtttaatttcgctaaaattCTACGTCGATTACGTGCTTCACATACCAAGACacgatgagctaaaagtcgagTTTTAAAAGGTGTGCACagaaaggtactgagtagaaataTAGAAAAAATCTCGAGCGTATTGAAATAAACTTGAGTCCAGAATCCAGTCCAGTCCAGAATCCAGTCCAGTCCAGAATCCAGTCCAGTCCAGAATCCAGTCCAGAATCCAGTCCAGTCCAGAATCCAGTCCAGTCATGTATTGTGGTGCTTCCCGTGCGAGACTCCTCGCGTGACTCCCAGTAGTTCATCGCTGCTTCGCCTTGTTTCATTGACCGGAGTTGTAGCTGAAAATCCAAGGTTAGCTGTAACCTACTACTCATGGTTACTAATTTTCTTTGAGATCCCGGCATTTCAAGTTTGTTGTAAACTTTCACCCCTCAAGCAAAATGGCCGCAGAGCGAATGAAGAAGGTAGCCGGTCTCCTAAATTGCCCAGTGTGTTACGAAACATACAAAAAACCCAAATACCTCCCTTGCCATCACTCTTACTGTGAAGGTTGTATGGAGAAACTACAAACAGGTTCTGGCATCATTTGCCCAGATTGTAGAGAAACGAGTGTGGTGCCTGCAGGAGGTGTGAAGGAATTACCAAATAATTTCTTCATTAATCGTCTACTAGATGAAGTTGATTTAAAGCGTAAAATTGAGGGAGAAGATGAGGCAAAATGTGATATGTGCATCAAGGAGGGAAAAGCAGTAGCTTTGTGTCTTGATTGTGTCATGTTTCTCTGCGATCATTGCCATGAGTTTCACAAAAATATGAAGGGAAATCAAAATCACAACGTTACTGAGCTGATCGAGTTGCAGTCTaagaagaaacaagttgacattCGACCAAAAGTGAAGTCCATGTTATGCCCCGACCATGATTTGGAGATGAATTTCTTCTGTGAAACATGTGACCAACTAGTGTGTCATTACTGTACAACCAATGAACACAATGGACATGTGCATAATTCTGTGAAGAAGATGGCCAACAAGCACAGGAAGGAAATGGAGAAGATAATTAAACCAGTTGAGGAAATGATCACCGAATTGTCTACATCACGTCAGAATGTGGTAGCAGCTGGAGAGAAGATATCATTACAGGCTACTGAAGTAGATCAACAGATTGACTTGTATTATGATGAACTGTACCAACAACTACAACGACAAAGAGAAGAGGTAAAGAACAAGTTACGAGAGTTGTCAAACAAGAAGAAAAAGGCCATCTCACTACAGTTGGAACAAATAGATTTTACAGAAGCACAACTTTTAAGTGTGAAGGAACTGAATGATGCGGTAAAGAATGGATCAGATCAGGAAGCTTTGTTTGTGAAGAAACAAGTAGGTGATGGTATGAAGAGACTAAATAATTCATACAGCAGGCTGGAGACTGAGCCAGTCGAACTACCAACAATGGAGCTTGTTCCCGCGAAGAAATACAAAGATTCTTTTCCACAATTTTGCCGATTGTTTGCTGGTGTCATCATACCAAATAATTGTGAAGTCATTGGTATTCCTGCACAACCGCTTGTGACTGGTAGTAAAATTGATTTCACCATCATCACCAAGAATCGCAACAATGAACATTGTCCCAAAGGAGGTAGCCACATTATTGTACAGGCACAATCAAGCAGGGGAGGAGATGTTGCTCCAGTAGAGGTGAAGGATAACAATGATTGAAGCTACTCTGCATCTTTTGTAGCCAAACAAGTTGGAGAAGTGAAGTTGTCAATTACCATTGAAGGTGATCATATTAAAGGAAGCCCCTACACTGTTATGGTACAAAGAGATTACAAAACTGTGAACAAGCCTAGGAAGATTGTGAATGATGATGGCAAGATGGGTTGTCTGTTGGACATTGCATTTGGTAAGGATGGAGTGTGGGCAGTGGCAGATAGCAACAACTGTGTATACATATTTGATGATCAAGAAACGTTAATTAGAAAATTTGGCCAAAGTGGGACTAACAATGGCCAATTTCAACGCCCATGGGGAATATCATTTGATGCCAACAATGACTTGTATGTGACCGATTACAATAACCACAGGGTACAGAAGTTCAATATTAATGGTACATACTTGTTTCAGTTTGGACACTGTGGATCTGGCAATGGTCAATTGAGTTATCCACAAGGTATTGCAGTCCATAATGATAAAGTCTTTGTTGCTGATTACGGCAATTGTCGTATCTCGGTGTTTCACCTCAATGGTCAGTTTGGTCATGTCATTGGATCAGGACAGTTATTAAGCAGGCCCTGGGGTGTAGCAGTCACTACTAATGATCAATTACTTGTTGCTGATTTTAACAAGAATTACATTGTCAGGTTTACACTTGATGGTACATATGTGGACCAATTTGGTAATGGTTACTTGAGTCACCCAGCTGCAGTTACAACTGATTTGAATGGCTTTGTCCTGGTGGGTGAAGAAGGTAATCAACATATATCAGTTTTCAACAAAGATGGAGTGTTCATCTACACGTTTGGGTCTCGTGGTTCTGCTGTAGGACAATTTTCCTCTCCATATGGAATAGCTATTAGTCCAAGCAATGAAGTACATGTTGCTGACTTTAGTAACAAGAGAGTTCAGATATTTTAAACTTTTACATGTACCCTTTTTTTATTTTGATGTGCGTGAGATGTCTGTACCATTTTAACGGTTAGTTAAAGTACACTTATACATACCAGTATACGGAACCATGTATAAACAGGGGAAAGAAGTGAACACTAGTCATGTTACTTGTACTACTATTATATTTAGTAACAGTTTAACACAGGAAACATACATTACTGGAACAAAGCCTAATATAGTAGTGATATTTTATACTGCCTATGCAAAATTATGAGCACacataatgcacttgtcaatttcatgccccacaccccaggtggggatttgacattgcttcttgcccccacccctggggcaattgacatgtacagttgtccaattcttggtagttgcatttctgaacaataaaatcgcactcgctataattttactagctacaggtgtataccaAGCTATTACTAGtcacatgcatgaaatatgcgcttagtcatccttgaggtgttgtcaaatcccctactatggggtggggacatagtggggatttgacagccgattttgcccccaGTAGCAGAGGCTCCAACCTTGGATCTCTCTTGGGAGTGAGACTTTTGACAAAGGTGAACAATGGAGATGCAGTCCTTCAGTCACACACATGCAATTCAACAAAGTTATATTATAACCAGCACTTCAGGACGTCATGACATTATAATAGCATGGCCTGCTTGTGCTAGTtatatttgaaagtgtttgcaCATACAGTTACACCATTGAGAAGTTGTGTATTACTAGTTTCTAgtgtaaaatattaataactgtGAGATGTGtgtgctagctactgtacattacattacaattTCCGTGACAACCACGTGATCCGCTGGAGCACACACTTCAATAATCTTCTGTGTCTACGAAATGTTTTGCCAGCTCAACAGCTACCTAGCTTCTAATCATGTCCACACAGGTTGTAACTATCTTGTAGCAACAAAACCCCGGGAATAAAAATAAACAGAATCACTGAACTTCACAATTTATATCCCACCTGGATTCCCAGTGAACTTTCAAAGTTCCAGTACACTGCTTGCACACTCAGTCGTTGTCTAAAAGGAATCAGTCAACCCGAACCGCCATTGAGAACTCCGACCGCCAAACGAAAGTTTGAACGAGAGATCACGTGAATGCTGAAGCATTAATTATATAGATTACCTGGCGCGCGCCGCAACCTTCTTAACCTCAGGAAGCCTTGAGTGAAACAGTCAGCATTAGAAAATTCGGGGAATGAGGATTACTTGTAGGCGTGAGAATACAAATGTTGagcgtgagagcgtgagattgaAGGCCAAATCGTGAGAGTCACGCCTAGGGCATGAGAGTTGGAGCCTCtgcagtagtggggaatttgacaccacgatttgtcgaatcccctgtattcccccaccctccccgggtgggggtggggcatgaaattgacaagtacaTAATCTATCATTAGTTAGAATATAGTCTCAtgatgatcaagacacacggtagtgtgtcgtgcggctaagaaagccggcgaccacaccgtgagtagcTATatttaacaggaagaaagaaaacagtttTTTCATGCGtgtatagctccatggccccttctccaaagtatTTACAGGCGGCGCGCGCGCGTGTTCGAGAATTTGATCATGAGTTGTGTTTCTTGTCGAGGGAAGGGCGGGTGAACCATTCGACCTGCACAGTGAATTGTGCTTTATAAGGTTGTTTATTTCCTGTCTGTCATTTTCTCGTCTGTTTTCGTCTCGTTTGCTTTTGTAGATTGATCCGCGTCATTTGGAGTAGTAGTCAGATCGACCATCAATAATCCAAACATGGACGATACAGATGACCCCGAACGTTTGTGGTGCTACTGCAAACAACCAGATGATGGCCAGAGGATGATTTGGTGTGACCGTTTTGAGTATTGGTATCATTGTGGTTGTTTGGGGTTAGAGGACTCACAAATTGACTCCTTAGTCGAAGACAATAGAGACTTTATTTGCTACAAGTGTTCTGATTCTCCTCCACCATATGGTAACCTGCCTAACTATCCTCCTCTATCCCCTCCTTCATTCCTGTTCCAGGAACTGTGTTTGTGGACATGGTTAATGATGCATATGATGAAGCCATCCATTGGCGTCGTAATGTATTCCCTGTGCCAGTTGGTAAGGCAGGCACGTATTTTGTGCGGGAACTGGCTGGATTGTTTCAGTCCTTTGCTGATTGCTCCGCCCTGGAGGGATTTGCTCTGAAGGCTGCCATGCTGATGCCCATTCTCTTATTACAGAAGACGCACTTTAAGTCGAGATCTAGAGAGGATGCACGGGTTTTGGAGAGGCATTTGAAGTTTTGGCATAAGGGTGATTTGGACAGTTTGTTACAGGAGTGCCGTGCAATACAACATCGTCTTCCCTCCACAGTTTCTCATTCTGTTCCCTCCTCTGGGAAATTTGCACGTCGCTTTTCTAAGTTGATGATGGAGGGAAAGCTTCGTGCAGCCACCCGATTGATTGAAGACAATGCTGATAATCTTCCACTCTCCTTGGATGCTTCAGTTACTATTTCAGGAGTTACATCTACAGTTAGAGACATCTTGCTTGAGAAGCATCCTTCTCCTCATCTGCCAAAGCCTTCAGTTTTAGTATCTCCATCTGATTTTTCCCCCTTCCTTTCCATCCAGCCTTGTTTGACAATATAGATAGTATTCTCATACGTCGTACCATCCTATGTATGGACGGTGCTGCAGGGCCTTCTGGACTTGGTGTTGCTTCTTGGAAAAAGTTGTGTACTGCCTTCCAGGAGGCTTCTGATACTCTTTGTGATGTTCTCTCTGCTGTTGCTAGGAGGTTGGCTGCATCTCTCGTTGATCCGGCCAGCCTTTCAGCTTTTACTGCTTGCCGTCTTATTGCTTTAGACAAACATCCAGGAGTGAGGCCCATTGGAGTTGAAGAGGTTTGTTGACATCTTCTTTCTAGGGCTGTTTTGTGTGTTATTCGAAATGGTGTGTTGCAGGCTGCTGGTCCCTTGCAATTGTGTCCCGGCCAACCTGCTGGCTGTGAAGCAGCCATCCATGCTATGAGGAAGGTTTTTGATTCGTCTGAGGCAGAAGCTGTCCTTCAAGTTGATGCCACTAATGCTTTTAACTGCTTAAATCGTCAAGTAGCTCTTAGGAACATTTCAGTCCTCTGTCCATCTTTTGCTAGAATTTTGATTAATGCCTATCAAGAGGATTCCAAACTTTACATTGACAGTAACTATTTACTTTCCCAAGAGGGCACAACCCAGGGAGATCCTTTGGCAATGCCAATGTATGCTCTGGGTGTTGTGCCTCTAATCCAGACACTAGCTAACATTGATGTCTCACAGATGTGGTATGCTGACGATGCCTCAGCGGGTGGCTCCCTGCAGAGTCTCCGCTGTTGGTGGGATCACTTGATTTGTCTGAGACCTGATTTTGGATATTTTCCAAATGCCATTAAGACTTGCCTTATTGTGAAGCCGCAACATCTACGTAAGGCTAGGGCTTTGTTTCGGGGCACTGGTGTGGTCATCACTGATGCTGGTAAGCGTCACCTTGGCTCCGCATTGGGCACTGATGAATTTCTGAACAGTTATGTTCAAAACAAGGTTTCTACATGGGTGGGTGAGATGGAGAAACTTTCTCGAAATTGCTATCACCCAACCACAAGCAGCATATATGGCCTTTACACATGTGTTTCTGCACCGTTGGTCGTATATTGCTCGGACAGTGCCTTTCACTCCTGAGCTTTTCCATCCACTTGATGATGTCCTGAGCCTTCGTTTTCTTCCTGCAATGACTAGCCGACCAACATTTGGTTCCATCGAACAAGAGCTTCTTTCACTGCCTGCCCGCCTTGGAGGGCTTGGTGTCATTATTCCAACCGTTCACTTTTCCTCATCGTTTTTGTCTTCTAGCCGTGTTGCAGCTCCTCTAGTTGACCATCTTTTAAGAAAATGTACCTCTTGTTCCTTAGATGTTTATCAGCAAATGTACCAGTGTAAGCTTGATTTACGGGTCTCACGCCGAAATGATCTATCTGCTCAAGCAGACTTGCTTTGTGATAAACTGTCTCCACAATTGCAACATGCCTTTGAAGCTGCATCAGAACAAGGCGCGTCACGTTGGTTAACAACGCTACCTATTGCTGAACATGGGTTTGCCTTAAGCAAGGGGGAGTTTCATGATGCTGTGTTTAAGATTTGGATGGCAACCTGTTAACTTGCCTCAgacatgtgtttgtggtaaacTCTTTTGTGTGGAGCATGCCTTTACTTGTCCCTGTGGTGGGTTTCCATCTATCCGCCACAATGGAGTCAGGGATTTAATGGTCATGCAAGTCTGTTGAGTGAAGTGTGCAGTGATGTTGGTGTTGAGCCTGCTCTCCAGCCTCTTGATGGTGAGCCATTGCAATTTGCTACTGccaatagtgaagatggtgcccgtcttgatgTTGCTGCCAGGGATTTTTGGGGTCGAAATAGGCAGCGTGCGTTTTTCGATGTCAGGGTTTTCAACCCTTTTGCGCACTCTATTTTTGCTCCCAATTGTCCAGATGTTACCATCTTCATGAACATGAAAAAAGACTGGCATATGATGAATGtgttagagaggttgagagagcttgcttttcaccattggtgtttgcagctACTGGTGGCATGGGGCCCACTGCCACAACAGTTTTCAGGAAGCTTGCTTCAATGTTGGCTGAGAAGCGTAGCATTAATTACAGCAAATGCTTATTCTGGGTGcgatgtaggctttgcttttcactgttaagatctgcagtgatgtgtttgaggggtcatcgctCTTCAGTTGGCCGTCCATCAACCActaatattgatctggcctactccgagGGTCGCTTGGAGTCTGGCGACCTTTTTGATTGCTgatatttccagctgtccagcactttaacacctagtgctgggggtggtggcaagggcagtccatctacctggaaaatttttttttaaaaaaagcacaccatttttgcattatagctgtcccccaggtagggtaagccacacagcaaatttgattaaattcgcaacagccatttgcaaggTAAAGgcgttcaaagtttcattttaatttcttcgtttttttcttatgggggctttgatttcttttcgcacactttgcaaaaattgttataaaatgcaaacgtgtaactcaattgcctcgatctttggcacaaatgaagagcgtgtaacggtggattcacgtaccaagtttgttgtgaatctgaagAATATTTAAGGAGTTATGAatgtttattcacataaaaaagatcaaacttctgtcacggctacagggcagtggcgtagctaccattgaggcagctgcctcggtaaaaatgctcaacagaCTGcatgagcaggcctgagttttggcacccaggattttctactcaaacgttactagacagcattactgtatcacacataatagaaCCTATGGCTgcagtactaagcagggctggagcccatggtgacatagtgctggaccacttttctgCTACTCAGTTGAATTCAGTTGTacaaagatcgatatactctaatagagcagtcatcgtaatatactctaatagagcgttcaGTACAGAttgtagccactgttctcattacactgcttggtctaaattaTGCACTTTAATTTTCTTTACATTAgtctacttttcaaaagttccaatgagtcaactgcatgatATTGTATTgaactaattgatcatgcatatcatgtgcattagcagttacaatcaaaaatatagcctccacatgccattttaaagcatatattttcaaaattttccttcgGGGAGCATGCcaccagactccctagcttgacatgcttagcacatgcagttgagcatcacatgaaagagataatctctgacttaaacatcacatcaataaaaagtatagtgtgcatgataTGACCTCCATCGTGAtgacctgaccactcaaaaaTTAATATCTCCAGAATAAGTTGtgttgaatgcaattaaactagtctaaaaATTGAAGCATGATAGCTATACTGTAGCATGAACTAAGCTGGAGTATTACTTATGGCATGTAGAAAAATGTTCAGAGTcgttcttccatccaaccagatagtcaacctgcaaatgctgtagtACCACCAATGCctaaaagtatttgtgaatcagttgggTCAGAAGCAGACCTTCTCAATTAGGTCAACgcataaactttgcctcggtaaaattttttcctggctacgccactgcaggGTAAACCGAGAATAAAAATAACTTGAAACtgaattggtgtgtagataggctgatcatcatagcagtgccttttgatagtttgaatagcaatagagttacagcaacaaagttataaagcaaaaaccaagcaagtgtaaaatcgcgggatcgagatactctaatagagcagtcaccgcagggtaaaaaaaggtgtgcaaaaatgtCGAACAAAAAagcttaccagagttcgaaccagggacctccatacctaattaacacctgcatccttaaccactgctaccttggctgatcacctcacttaatttctgctttatactaatgaaatttctatttgaaatctgcttataatcaaacgtttgtaatttcatagatctaccaatagtagtactagattgttctagaacattctatgtatgttctattagaagtactcaaaatgtgcactctattagagtattacaataatattatcaaatattgaattaaataatgcaatgaaatacatttataagtctgtcttcaataatcatcattgtatctacatggaaaagaagaaatgtgagtaaaaacaaacctcaaagtcagccatagggtggttttggggccttataaagtacaaaaagaagtgaaatccatacaaaaaacaaccaagctgtgaaaaaatggtgtggccttaaaaagcctgggtgaaaaaagttgtgaaaacaaaggtggcggccaagaaatggctgtaatgatgttaatgctaaaaaaaatttaataatggctgtgtgcattgttaaaatttattagcattaacatcattgcagccatttcttggccgccacctttgatttcacaacttttttcacccaggatttttaaggccacaccattttttcacagcttgactgtttttgtgtggatataaatTTACAGGTACTTATCATTCTGCTGTACATCAGTCTTTTGTGCATGGTCTTAAATTTCCACTCATAGCAAAGTTGTCAAGCTGTTATATATTTATACCCAGATGGCATGGATCAATGCTTGCAGTAATTATCTAGATCTTTGCACTACAAAGGTTGCACTAGATAAAGTAATGGTCAGCATAATAATATttcaaatatataatatattattgcaattgtacTTGGCCCAATGGGCTTTGTTGTACAGAAAACCATTTAATTTATAATTAGTTGCTTTGCAAAAATACAAAATTGAAGGTGTGCAATAGAAGTTAATAATGATTA contains:
- the LOC136264070 gene encoding E3 ubiquitin-protein ligase TRIM71-like encodes the protein MVQRDYKTVNKPRKIVNDDGKMGCLLDIAFGKDGVWAVADSNNCVYIFDDQETLIRKFGQSGTNNGQFQRPWGISFDANNDLYVTDYNNHRVQKFNINGTYLFQFGHCGSGNGQLSYPQGIAVHNDKVFVADYGNCRISVFHLNGQFGHVIGSGQLLSRPWGVAVTTNDQLLVADFNKNYIVRFTLDGTYVDQFGNGYLSHPAAVTTDLNGFVLVGEEGNQHISVFNKDGVFIYTFGSRGSAVGQFSSPYGIAISPSNEVHVADFSNKRVQIF
- the LOC136264068 gene encoding E3 ubiquitin-protein ligase TRIM56-like, producing MAAERMKKVAGLLNCPVCYETYKKPKYLPCHHSYCEGCMEKLQTGSGIICPDCRETSVVPAGGVKELPNNFFINRLLDEVDLKRKIEGEDEAKCDMCIKEGKAVALCLDCVMFLCDHCHEFHKNMKGNQNHNVTELIELQSKKKQVDIRPKVKSMLCPDHDLEMNFFCETCDQLVCHYCTTNEHNGHVHNSVKKMANKHRKEMEKIIKPVEEMITELSTSRQNVVAAGEKISLQATEVDQQIDLYYDELYQQLQRQREEVKNKLRELSNKKKKAISLQLEQIDFTEAQLLSVKELNDAVKNGSDQEALFVKKQVGDGMKRLNNSYSRLETEPVELPTMELVPAKKYKDSFPQFCRLFAGVIIPNNCEVIGIPAQPLVTGSKIDFTIITKNRNNEHCPKGGSHIIVQAQSSRGGDVAPVEVKDNND